In Psychrobacter sp. JCM 18902, a single window of DNA contains:
- a CDS encoding propionate--CoA ligase, with the protein MSEQTATSLTNQSSDQAQTSQASSNTTQTFAEIYHSSIENKEQFWAEQAKRIYWHKEPEQILDDSNLPFAQWYVGGETNLCYNCVDRHLAERAEQDAFIWLSSEINQELIETFPAVVDAFKDLGNNVELYTDYTKRRLTYNDLYKEVNYFADVLQRHDIGKGDRVVIYMPMILEAAYAMLACARIGAVHSVVFGGFAAHNLAIRMDDAEAKMVITVDAGLRGGKVINYKNLVNQGVEQATVKPEHVLVINRGILPFEPKNIDVDYATQRRISCEANAIVEPVWLESNTPSYLLYTSGTTGTPKGVQRDTGGHAVALTTSMDYIYDGKAGETFWAISDIGWAVGHSYTIYAPLLAGMTSVMYEGLPHRPNPGIWWRIVEANKVNILFTAPTGVRMLKKQDETWMTRYDVSSVKSFFLAGEPLDESTANWLTKHLGVPILDHYWQTESGWPILSNTPKFNHKPHKQGSPGYPMYGYDAHVINEETGEPCKAGEKGLLAIRAPLPPGCLTTVWRNDERFVSSYFGLFDGKQYSTSDYAVTDEEGYFYILGRTDDVINVAGHRLGTQEIEEAISTHAEVAECAVVGIQDELKGELPIAFCVLRDHEQVTTTENRFRIEQQVIGAVVKSLGGIARPAAIYFPQALPKTRSGKILRRAIRALAEGNETGDMSTLDNPTAIDAIKQSMKDY; encoded by the coding sequence ATGAGCGAGCAAACCGCCACTTCATTGACCAACCAATCGTCAGACCAAGCTCAGACTTCTCAAGCGTCATCTAATACCACTCAAACTTTTGCTGAAATTTATCACTCTTCTATTGAAAATAAAGAGCAGTTTTGGGCTGAGCAAGCAAAGCGTATCTATTGGCATAAAGAGCCTGAACAAATTCTTGATGACAGTAATTTGCCATTTGCGCAGTGGTATGTCGGTGGCGAGACCAATCTTTGCTATAACTGTGTGGATCGCCATCTTGCAGAGCGCGCAGAGCAGGATGCTTTTATCTGGTTATCCTCTGAGATTAACCAAGAGTTAATCGAAACCTTTCCTGCAGTCGTCGATGCGTTTAAAGACTTGGGTAATAACGTTGAGCTTTATACGGACTATACCAAGCGTCGGCTGACCTATAATGACCTATATAAAGAAGTCAATTATTTTGCCGATGTGCTACAGCGTCATGATATTGGCAAGGGCGATCGCGTTGTCATTTACATGCCGATGATTCTAGAAGCCGCTTATGCCATGTTGGCTTGCGCTCGTATCGGTGCCGTACATTCTGTGGTATTTGGTGGCTTTGCGGCGCATAACTTAGCCATTCGCATGGATGATGCCGAAGCAAAAATGGTCATCACGGTGGATGCAGGTCTGCGCGGTGGTAAAGTTATTAATTATAAAAATCTTGTCAATCAAGGGGTCGAGCAAGCAACGGTTAAGCCCGAGCATGTATTGGTCATCAATCGTGGCATTTTACCATTTGAGCCAAAAAATATTGATGTTGATTATGCAACCCAGCGCCGTATCAGCTGTGAAGCCAATGCGATTGTCGAGCCAGTTTGGCTTGAGTCAAATACGCCATCATATTTACTTTATACCTCAGGCACTACGGGTACGCCAAAAGGCGTGCAACGTGATACAGGTGGTCACGCGGTTGCGCTAACGACGTCGATGGACTATATCTACGATGGCAAGGCGGGCGAGACATTTTGGGCGATATCAGATATCGGTTGGGCGGTTGGGCATTCTTACACCATTTACGCACCATTGCTGGCTGGCATGACGAGTGTGATGTATGAAGGTCTACCGCATCGCCCAAACCCCGGTATTTGGTGGCGAATTGTTGAAGCAAACAAGGTCAATATCTTATTCACGGCACCGACGGGTGTTCGTATGCTGAAAAAACAAGATGAGACATGGATGACGCGCTATGATGTCTCCAGCGTAAAATCCTTCTTTTTGGCAGGTGAACCACTGGATGAATCGACAGCCAATTGGCTGACTAAGCATTTAGGTGTGCCAATTTTAGACCATTATTGGCAAACAGAGTCTGGCTGGCCCATCCTCAGTAACACGCCCAAATTCAATCATAAACCGCACAAGCAAGGCTCACCCGGTTATCCCATGTATGGTTATGATGCGCATGTCATTAATGAAGAAACTGGCGAACCTTGTAAAGCTGGCGAAAAAGGACTGCTCGCGATTCGTGCACCATTGCCGCCCGGTTGTCTGACCACGGTATGGCGAAATGACGAACGCTTTGTCAGTAGCTATTTTGGTCTGTTTGATGGCAAGCAATATTCAACCTCAGACTATGCCGTGACTGATGAGGAGGGTTATTTTTATATTTTAGGACGCACTGACGATGTCATCAACGTCGCCGGGCATAGACTGGGCACCCAAGAGATTGAAGAGGCGATCAGTACCCATGCAGAGGTTGCAGAGTGTGCGGTGGTGGGTATTCAAGATGAGCTAAAAGGCGAGCTGCCGATTGCCTTTTGTGTGCTGAGAGATCATGAACAAGTCACGACCACCGAAAATCGTTTCCGTATTGAGCAGCAGGTCATCGGTGCTGTGGTCAAATCCCTCGGTGGTATCGCAAGGCCAGCGGCAATTTATTTCCCGCAAGCGCTACCAAAAACGCGCTCTGGCAAAATCTTACGTCGAGCCATTCGTGCTTTAGCAGAAGGCAACGAAACAGGAGATATGTCAACGCTTGATAATCCAACAGCGATTGACGCGATTAAGCAATCTATGAAAGACTACTAA
- a CDS encoding CoA-acylating methylmalonate-semialdehyde dehydrogenase has product MHHVKQLINGQFVDSNTSEWIDITDPATQEVIAKVPQTTDDEINQAVAAAKAAFQTWRKTPITTRARIFLKYQALIRDHMDELAEILTAEQGKTIADARGDVFRGLEVVEHAAGIANLQIGDFVENVASGVDTYSIWQPLGVCAGITPFNFPAMIPLWMFPMAIATGNTFILKPSEQDPMVTMRLVELAIEAGVPEGVLNVVHGGKATVDAICDHPDIKAVSFVGSTNVGKHVYERASQSGKRAQCMMGAKNHGVILPDANKEQTLNQLAGAAFGAAGQRCMALSVVVLVGAAGEWIDDIKAKAEGLIVSAGKHDKDLGPLISPAAKARVEHLIGTGVEEGASLILDGRGITVEGYEQGNFVGPTIFDNVTADMQIYKEEIFGPVLCIMRANSLDEAIELLNANPHGNGTAIFTQSGAAAHKFQQDIQVGQIGINLPIPVPLPMFSFSGSRASKLGDLGPYGKQAVQFYTQTKTVTARWFDDEASRGVNTTISI; this is encoded by the coding sequence ATGCACCATGTCAAGCAGCTCATCAATGGTCAATTTGTTGATTCTAATACCAGTGAATGGATTGATATCACCGATCCTGCCACGCAAGAAGTAATCGCCAAAGTCCCGCAAACTACAGACGATGAAATTAATCAGGCAGTTGCAGCAGCCAAGGCCGCTTTTCAAACATGGCGCAAAACGCCGATTACCACACGTGCCCGTATCTTTTTAAAGTATCAAGCATTGATACGCGACCACATGGATGAGCTAGCAGAAATACTGACGGCAGAGCAGGGCAAGACCATTGCTGATGCACGTGGTGATGTGTTCCGTGGTTTAGAGGTAGTTGAGCATGCTGCTGGTATTGCCAATTTACAAATTGGTGACTTCGTTGAGAACGTTGCATCAGGCGTTGATACTTATAGTATTTGGCAGCCATTAGGCGTCTGTGCGGGTATCACGCCATTTAACTTCCCAGCGATGATTCCTCTGTGGATGTTCCCAATGGCGATTGCGACGGGTAATACTTTTATCCTAAAACCTTCTGAGCAAGATCCAATGGTCACGATGCGTTTGGTTGAACTGGCAATAGAAGCGGGCGTACCTGAAGGGGTGCTAAACGTCGTACATGGTGGCAAGGCGACCGTTGATGCGATTTGTGATCATCCTGATATCAAAGCAGTTTCTTTCGTGGGTTCGACCAACGTCGGCAAACACGTTTATGAGCGTGCCAGTCAGTCAGGTAAGCGCGCACAGTGTATGATGGGCGCAAAAAACCATGGCGTTATCTTACCCGATGCTAATAAAGAGCAAACGCTGAATCAACTAGCAGGCGCGGCATTTGGTGCTGCTGGTCAACGTTGTATGGCATTGTCAGTTGTGGTGCTAGTGGGCGCTGCGGGTGAGTGGATTGATGATATCAAAGCTAAAGCAGAAGGTTTAATCGTCTCAGCTGGTAAGCATGATAAAGATTTGGGTCCCCTTATTTCTCCTGCCGCAAAAGCGCGTGTTGAGCATTTGATTGGCACAGGCGTAGAGGAAGGGGCGAGTTTGATACTGGATGGTCGTGGTATTACCGTTGAAGGTTATGAACAGGGTAATTTTGTTGGTCCAACTATTTTTGATAATGTCACTGCAGATATGCAAATCTACAAAGAAGAAATCTTTGGACCTGTCCTGTGTATCATGCGTGCCAATAGCTTAGATGAAGCGATTGAGCTGCTCAATGCCAACCCACATGGTAATGGTACGGCTATCTTCACTCAGTCAGGGGCTGCTGCGCATAAATTTCAACAAGATATCCAAGTGGGTCAAATTGGTATTAACTTGCCGATTCCTGTGCCACTACCGATGTTCTCATTCTCAGGCTCACGTGCTAGTAAGCTTGGTGATTTGGGTCCTTATGGTAAGCAAGCAGTGCAGTTTTATACCCAAACTAAGACGGTTACGGCGCGCTGGTTTGATGATGAAGCAAGTCGCGGTGTTAATACGACTATTTCAATTTAA
- a CDS encoding acyl-CoA dehydrogenase family protein, whose amino-acid sequence MDFSLTDDQIAFRQTARQFAQKELKPNAAEWDRTSHFPIDVIKKSGELGFLGLYTNPDYDGLGLPRLDSAMVFEELAWGDTAVAAYMSIHNMAGWMIGEFGSDALCKKYLPNMVSGEWLGSYCLTEPNAGSDAASLRTKADKQGEYYILTGEKTFISGAGSTDVLVVMARTGAAGPKGISAFVVDADSAGIEYGKNEHKMGWKAQPTRTISFKDVKVPVENLIGEEGQGFRIAMKGLDGGRINIGICAVGTAQAALETATNYVQERSQFGSPIASLQSVQFKLADMLTQTITARQMLYLAASKVDNNDVQASTYCAMAKRLSTDLCFDVANEALQLHGGYGYLNEYPLERHVRDLRVHQILEGTNEIMRVIVSRQLLQDDALSQLR is encoded by the coding sequence ATGGATTTTTCATTAACCGATGACCAAATTGCCTTTCGCCAAACCGCTAGACAGTTTGCCCAAAAAGAGCTAAAGCCCAATGCTGCTGAATGGGATCGTACTTCGCATTTCCCAATTGATGTGATTAAAAAATCAGGCGAGCTTGGCTTTTTAGGGTTATATACCAATCCTGACTATGATGGTTTGGGTCTGCCGCGTTTAGATTCTGCCATGGTGTTTGAGGAGTTAGCATGGGGTGATACGGCTGTTGCTGCTTATATGAGTATTCATAATATGGCTGGCTGGATGATTGGTGAGTTTGGCAGCGACGCTTTGTGCAAAAAATATTTGCCCAATATGGTCAGTGGCGAATGGCTGGGCAGCTATTGTCTAACGGAACCTAATGCCGGTTCTGATGCCGCATCACTGCGTACCAAAGCCGATAAGCAAGGTGAGTATTATATACTGACCGGCGAAAAAACCTTTATTTCAGGCGCAGGCTCAACCGATGTGTTAGTGGTTATGGCTCGTACGGGCGCTGCAGGACCCAAAGGCATCTCAGCATTCGTTGTCGATGCCGATAGTGCTGGTATCGAATACGGCAAAAACGAGCATAAAATGGGCTGGAAAGCACAGCCAACGCGCACCATTAGCTTTAAAGATGTCAAAGTGCCAGTAGAAAACCTCATTGGCGAGGAAGGCCAAGGTTTTCGTATTGCTATGAAAGGCTTAGATGGCGGCCGGATTAATATCGGCATCTGTGCAGTAGGAACAGCGCAAGCGGCGCTTGAGACAGCGACCAATTATGTACAAGAGCGCAGTCAGTTTGGCAGCCCGATTGCTAGCTTACAGTCGGTACAGTTTAAGCTTGCTGATATGCTGACCCAAACCATTACCGCAAGGCAAATGCTCTATTTAGCGGCGAGCAAAGTCGACAATAACGATGTTCAGGCCTCTACTTATTGTGCAATGGCAAAGCGTTTGTCTACTGACTTGTGTTTTGATGTCGCCAACGAAGCCTTACAGCTGCATGGTGGTTATGGCTATCTTAATGAGTATCCGCTTGAGCGTCATGTGCGAGATTTGCGTGTGCATCAGATTTTGGAAGGTACCAATGAGATTATGCGCGTGATTGTCTCGCGTCAGCTCTTACAAGATGATGCGTTAAGTCAGCTGCGTTAA
- a CDS encoding enoyl-CoA hydratase: MTDYANLKLSIDGHTATLTLNNPPAHTWMMDSLQALKQLVTDLNANDEVYALIVHGDGEKFFSAGADLNNFADGDKGRAISMAIAFGEAFEALSAYRGVSIAVINGYAMGGGLECALACDIRIAEAHAQMALPETGVGLLPCAGGTQNLTALVGEGWAKRMILCGERVDAETALRIGLVEEVAIKGEGLQTAQALAQKVAKQSPVAVSYSKTLIQAARHTPPAQNLIHEREAFVKLFDTKDQREGVQAFLEKRKPVWKNK, translated from the coding sequence ATGACGGATTATGCCAACTTAAAACTATCGATTGATGGTCATACTGCAACGCTAACATTGAACAACCCACCTGCTCATACGTGGATGATGGACAGCCTACAGGCGCTTAAGCAGCTGGTCACTGATCTCAATGCCAATGATGAGGTATATGCGTTAATCGTCCATGGCGATGGCGAGAAGTTCTTTTCAGCAGGTGCCGATTTAAATAATTTTGCAGATGGTGATAAAGGTCGCGCGATCAGTATGGCGATAGCTTTTGGTGAAGCATTTGAAGCGCTGTCAGCCTATCGCGGCGTAAGCATCGCTGTCATCAATGGTTATGCGATGGGTGGTGGTCTTGAGTGCGCACTCGCTTGTGATATCCGTATCGCAGAAGCGCATGCGCAAATGGCATTGCCTGAGACTGGCGTTGGTTTGTTACCTTGTGCTGGCGGTACGCAAAATCTAACGGCTTTGGTAGGTGAAGGCTGGGCAAAGCGCATGATATTGTGCGGCGAGCGCGTCGATGCCGAGACAGCCTTGCGTATTGGTTTAGTCGAAGAAGTTGCTATAAAAGGTGAGGGATTACAAACAGCACAAGCCTTGGCACAAAAAGTCGCTAAACAATCACCAGTTGCGGTCAGTTATTCCAAAACACTTATCCAAGCGGCAAGACATACTCCGCCTGCACAAAACCTTATCCATGAGCGTGAAGCCTTTGTTAAATTATTTGATACCAAAGATCAGCGCGAAGGTGTGCAAGCATTTTTAGAGAAGCGTAAGCCCGTTTGGAAAAATAAATAA
- a CDS encoding enoyl-CoA hydratase/isomerase family protein produces MTTAIEGKPEAPVLFSTEPTDCGHLIGIMTLNTPKSLNALSVEMCQLLAQQLEQWQNDDRIVALLLKGAGDKAFCAGGDIRKLYDSMSSDAPLPNPYATEFFGHEYRLYRKMHFYSKPLILWGDGIIMGGGMGLMAGCSHRLVTERTRFAMPEINIGLFPDASGSWFLRRMPAKTGLFLGLTGAMCNGSDALLANLAEYAVASSDYDGVIQSLKQSDWQVAASSMDKCDNNSAHSIVSRVLAAQPIVELPASKLAIHWQSIQQLMNSGGLGDIDALLQSDAALEKIDIEFANDSWTQRAVDTYRHGCPVTAALTYALYYKVTDLSLEQVLYLEANVAVHCVANPDFKEGVRALLIDKDRNPQWSRSLADCLSSEGQAYIQQHFVNPYAKDEHPLGDWLGDEALGSQSVR; encoded by the coding sequence ATGACAACAGCTATAGAAGGCAAACCAGAAGCGCCTGTACTATTCAGCACCGAGCCGACAGATTGTGGTCACCTGATTGGAATAATGACGTTAAACACACCCAAATCACTTAATGCCCTTAGCGTTGAGATGTGTCAGTTATTAGCCCAGCAGCTAGAGCAGTGGCAAAATGACGATCGGATAGTAGCATTGCTATTAAAAGGCGCAGGCGATAAGGCATTTTGTGCTGGCGGTGATATTCGTAAGCTTTATGACAGTATGTCTAGTGATGCACCGCTACCGAATCCTTATGCGACAGAATTTTTTGGTCATGAATATCGTCTTTATCGGAAAATGCACTTTTATTCCAAACCACTAATACTCTGGGGTGACGGCATTATTATGGGTGGCGGCATGGGCTTGATGGCAGGCTGTAGTCACCGCTTGGTCACAGAGCGCACTCGCTTTGCCATGCCTGAGATTAATATTGGCTTATTTCCTGATGCCTCTGGCAGTTGGTTCTTACGGCGTATGCCCGCCAAAACAGGTTTGTTTTTAGGACTAACGGGTGCGATGTGTAATGGCAGTGATGCGCTATTAGCCAATCTTGCAGAGTATGCTGTCGCCAGTAGTGACTATGATGGCGTCATACAAAGTTTAAAACAGAGCGATTGGCAAGTTGCCGCTAGTAGTATGGATAAATGCGATAACAATAGCGCTCATAGTATCGTTAGCCGTGTGCTTGCAGCGCAACCAATTGTCGAGTTGCCTGCTAGTAAATTGGCAATCCATTGGCAATCTATTCAGCAGTTGATGAACAGCGGCGGACTGGGTGATATCGATGCTTTATTACAAAGTGATGCAGCACTCGAAAAAATAGATATAGAGTTTGCAAATGATAGCTGGACGCAGCGAGCAGTAGATACTTATCGCCATGGCTGCCCAGTGACTGCTGCTTTAACTTATGCGCTTTATTATAAAGTCACTGACTTATCGCTAGAGCAAGTTCTGTATTTAGAAGCCAATGTAGCCGTACATTGTGTTGCCAATCCTGACTTTAAAGAAGGCGTACGTGCGCTACTGATTGATAAAGATCGTAATCCACAGTGGTCACGCTCACTAGCAGACTGCTTGAGTAGCGAAGGGCAGGCGTACATACAGCAGCACTTTGTGAATCCTTATGCTAAAGATGAGCATCCGTTAGGCGATTGGTTGGGTGATGAGGCTCTAGGCAGTCAGTCTGTGCGTTAA
- the mmsB gene encoding 3-hydroxyisobutyrate dehydrogenase, with translation MNTKDVNATDNDTTKPNIAFIGLGNMGAPMAENLLKAGYALSVYDLSAEATARLQQAGASVADSPKDAARHAQVVISMLPAGKHVHSVYLGNNGADGLLAALPKGTLVIDSSTIAAADARKVAEAASKLGIDFLDAPVSGGTGGAIAGTLTFIVGGSTNAFAKAEPILAVIGKNIFHAGEHGAGQVAKICNNMLLGILMAGTAEAINLGVKNGLDPKVLSDIMLQSSGRNWTLEVYNPYPQVMENVPSSNGYQGGFMSKLMQKDLNLAMQTAEDTHVETPMGAKATELYEAHAIDNGDKDFSSIMARHDSSVLT, from the coding sequence ATGAATACAAAGGATGTAAATGCCACCGATAACGATACTACTAAGCCAAATATTGCTTTTATCGGACTTGGTAATATGGGTGCACCAATGGCTGAAAACTTGCTAAAAGCAGGTTATGCGCTATCGGTCTATGATTTATCTGCAGAGGCAACCGCGCGCTTGCAGCAAGCAGGTGCCAGTGTAGCAGACAGTCCTAAAGATGCTGCACGTCATGCGCAAGTCGTTATCAGTATGTTGCCTGCTGGCAAGCACGTCCATTCAGTCTATCTAGGAAATAATGGCGCTGACGGTCTGCTTGCAGCGTTACCGAAAGGTACATTAGTCATTGATAGTAGTACCATTGCAGCGGCTGATGCAAGGAAGGTCGCAGAGGCAGCAAGTAAGCTTGGGATAGACTTCTTAGATGCGCCAGTCTCTGGTGGTACGGGTGGTGCTATCGCTGGTACGTTAACTTTTATTGTCGGTGGCAGCACTAATGCCTTTGCCAAAGCTGAGCCGATACTGGCTGTGATAGGCAAAAACATCTTCCATGCAGGCGAGCATGGCGCAGGACAAGTGGCAAAAATCTGCAATAACATGCTGTTAGGTATTCTGATGGCAGGAACAGCAGAGGCGATTAACTTAGGCGTCAAAAACGGTCTGGACCCAAAAGTGCTATCGGATATCATGCTACAAAGCTCAGGTCGTAATTGGACGCTAGAGGTCTATAACCCTTATCCGCAAGTGATGGAAAATGTCCCTTCTAGTAATGGCTATCAAGGCGGATTTATGAGTAAGCTCATGCAAAAGGATCTTAACCTTGCCATGCAGACCGCTGAAGATACTCATGTAGAGACGCCAATGGGCGCTAAAGCGACAGAGCTATATGAAGCGCATGCAATTGACAATGGCGACAAAGATTTTTCGAGCATTATGGCGCGACATGACAGCTCAGTATTGACTTAA
- a CDS encoding IclR family transcriptional regulator — protein MPKVSSITRVLEIIEAVSYASKPLSPLELSQELDIPKPTIHRLIQNLLDEGFVTVDIGGGIIPGKRVRNLGVELWQQRLFFNERQMILQKLVDELKETCGIGVPYQMNMIYTNRANTTLPIQIYLPVGAKSPMWCTATGKLYLSQLPRTSRDKILQNLSLDKFTKNTITDIDALNAELDRIAETGIGIDNEEFISEMVAIAVPIRDRKSRYLASLYLHAPTIRVSLDDLLTHVPRLQKAAKDIQSLVYDLPS, from the coding sequence ATGCCTAAAGTATCGTCGATTACCCGTGTGTTAGAGATTATCGAGGCGGTGTCCTATGCCTCAAAACCGCTCTCGCCACTTGAGCTATCGCAAGAGCTTGATATTCCAAAGCCGACCATTCATCGATTGATTCAAAATCTGCTCGATGAAGGGTTTGTGACTGTGGATATTGGCGGCGGCATTATACCGGGCAAGCGGGTACGCAACTTGGGTGTTGAGCTTTGGCAGCAGCGATTGTTCTTTAATGAGCGACAAATGATTTTGCAAAAGCTGGTTGATGAGCTAAAAGAGACCTGCGGGATCGGTGTGCCTTATCAGATGAACATGATCTATACCAACCGTGCAAATACGACCTTGCCGATACAGATTTATTTGCCAGTGGGCGCAAAGTCGCCCATGTGGTGTACTGCGACTGGCAAGCTGTATTTAAGCCAGTTGCCGCGCACAAGCCGCGACAAAATACTGCAAAACCTGTCATTGGATAAGTTTACCAAAAATACGATTACCGATATCGATGCGCTAAACGCTGAGCTTGATCGTATCGCTGAAACAGGTATTGGTATCGATAATGAAGAGTTTATCTCTGAGATGGTGGCAATCGCCGTACCGATACGGGATAGAAAGTCGCGCTACCTTGCCTCGCTGTATCTTCATGCACCGACCATACGAGTGTCTTTAGATGATCTCTTAACCCATGTCCCACGACTGCAAAAAGCAGCGAAAGATATTCAGTCGCTCGTCTATGACCTACCCAGCTAG
- a CDS encoding 4'-phosphopantetheinyl transferase superfamily protein gives MMPSSILNLTHVQYTQLDPVTWCATAQVSERSFLNLKRLWDELLWSSANNISQVDFQKFYELNWHYCLSPVSLSTREMAQHQRRLQRKGVRLLLQQLLDELKLCDTLDESNFPYRLSSSEYYVCFSHTGSKNHHDINQNTVQTIDTSLNSKVTVVISRHRPIGIDIEINHVAWHVAQRFYSEHEMADLQALSPLQREIIAKLLWQIKESFIKIHQYKLAQGLGIDYSYLIADLVYAIREPSSLMVIADIKSDYRIAVLSAQQTIVIF, from the coding sequence ATGATGCCAAGCTCTATCTTAAACCTGACCCATGTCCAATATACCCAGCTCGATCCTGTAACGTGGTGCGCCACTGCACAAGTGAGCGAGCGTTCATTCCTCAACCTTAAAAGACTGTGGGATGAATTACTGTGGTCATCCGCTAACAATATATCACAAGTAGATTTTCAGAAATTTTACGAGCTTAATTGGCATTACTGCCTGTCACCAGTAAGTTTATCAACACGTGAAATGGCGCAGCATCAACGTCGCCTACAACGCAAAGGCGTTCGATTATTGCTACAACAATTACTGGATGAGCTAAAGTTGTGCGATACTTTGGATGAGTCAAATTTCCCGTATCGGCTTAGCAGCAGTGAATATTACGTATGCTTTAGTCATACAGGCAGCAAGAATCACCATGATATTAATCAAAATACTGTTCAGACAATCGATACATCATTGAACAGTAAAGTAACAGTGGTCATTAGTCGTCACCGTCCCATTGGTATTGATATTGAAATCAATCATGTAGCATGGCACGTAGCACAGCGGTTTTATTCTGAGCATGAAATGGCTGATTTACAAGCACTATCACCACTTCAGCGTGAGATTATCGCTAAATTACTGTGGCAAATAAAAGAAAGTTTTATCAAAATTCATCAATACAAACTGGCACAAGGGTTAGGAATAGATTACTCCTACCTGATTGCTGATTTAGTTTATGCCATTAGAGAACCGTCATCTTTAATGGTCATAGCAGACATTAAGTCCGATTACCGTATCGCGGTATTGTCAGCGCAACAAACCATCGTTATTTTCTAG
- the pal gene encoding peptidoglycan-associated lipoprotein Pal has translation MSTSFSKIAALAVLSSAVALTTGCATKRATSEVVVAPLGIPGGQVGYTGAVIVDNSSAVIMGAENIQAVVYFAFDSSEITSQAASILNQHASLLNSNPAASVVIAGNTDDRGSREYNMALGERRAAAARDYLATQGVAVNNIRIISYGEERPAAAGNTEEAYALNRRAELSY, from the coding sequence ATGTCAACCAGTTTTTCTAAGATCGCAGCCCTCGCTGTATTATCAAGCGCTGTGGCACTAACCACAGGTTGTGCGACCAAACGTGCTACTTCTGAAGTCGTGGTTGCCCCACTAGGTATCCCAGGTGGTCAAGTTGGATACACTGGCGCAGTCATCGTAGATAACTCAAGCGCGGTTATTATGGGCGCAGAAAACATACAGGCGGTTGTTTACTTTGCTTTTGATAGCAGTGAAATCACTTCACAAGCAGCGAGTATTCTTAATCAACATGCCAGCTTGCTCAACTCAAATCCAGCAGCCAGCGTTGTTATCGCAGGTAATACTGATGATCGCGGTAGCCGTGAATACAACATGGCACTAGGTGAGCGCCGTGCTGCAGCAGCACGTGATTACCTTGCTACTCAAGGCGTCGCAGTAAACAATATCCGCATCATCAGCTATGGTGAAGAGCGCCCTGCTGCCGCTGGTAATACTGAAGAAGCTTATGCACTAAATCGCCGTGCTGAATTGTCTTACTAA
- a CDS encoding DUF6231 family protein gives MIKQTASRSDITLPLLIDYVEALLPSLTIPANASTTIESTDNNTELLWVVPDQNARLALKTLLKNTRSPQISTLLELNQRQLPERYELACFWLPTLSPELLQQYIPLLMRYRDLYAAHLLIALDDTLDLKAYGFTPFDILNEPSLEMNTTDQTEQPSSAKSSASARLWQFNLYDYKQLPNWLNADYWANPENWGKHRW, from the coding sequence ATGATAAAGCAAACTGCCAGTCGCTCAGACATTACGTTACCATTATTGATAGATTACGTTGAGGCTCTTTTGCCCTCACTAACCATACCAGCGAACGCATCCACAACCATTGAATCTACTGATAATAACACTGAGTTGCTGTGGGTCGTCCCAGACCAAAATGCGCGGTTAGCATTAAAGACATTGCTAAAAAATACCCGCTCACCACAAATATCGACACTATTAGAGCTCAATCAACGACAATTGCCTGAACGTTATGAGCTCGCCTGTTTTTGGTTACCCACACTCTCACCAGAGTTGCTGCAGCAGTATATTCCGCTGCTCATGCGCTATCGAGATCTTTATGCGGCACACCTGCTCATCGCCCTTGATGACACCCTAGATCTAAAAGCTTATGGTTTTACCCCCTTTGATATCTTGAATGAGCCATCTTTAGAGATGAATACTACTGACCAAACAGAGCAGCCTTCATCTGCAAAGTCATCAGCGTCCGCCAGACTTTGGCAGTTCAATTTATATGATTATAAACAGCTGCCAAATTGGTTAAATGCGGATTATTGGGCCAATCCTGAAAATTGGGGCAAGCACCGCTGGTAG